The sequence TAAAGCTTGGTCTAGGTAGGTTTAGCttaaaattgggctgggtattgggtcAAATTAGGATCAGAATTGAATAGAAAatagggccagattttaaatagccaattttaatGACTAataatttacaaaaaataataaatgagtaccaaaaatatatttgtgcactaaaatgaCTTAAAACagttatttatcattttaaaatataaaatatcattttatgcataagcaatataattatacattagtatgggctattattgcaaaaatatacaatttagcctaaaaatataaatatagttacaaaaaatacactaaaaatatttaaacactatgttggcataaataatgaatttagatggctaaatcatcacaaaagtaatttgaaggataattattggatatttatatagtaaaagagaagaaataaattgatttggagcttttaaatatatgaaaaaatgataaaaaaatttatgcatgcttataactacatatgtactattttgaaagtatatatatgtgtTTAAAATATATGAGAAAAAATTGTGTATCAACAGTTATATTCGATGAAAATAACCCCTCGGTCGAGAAAGGAATTACTGCAGGTGATGAAGATCAAGCTCTAGAAATTCAGGAGACAAGCAAATCTCAAGAGTCAATTGATAAATCAGATGCTACGATAGAGTCAACTAATGAAATCAGCACCAGTCTACTAGATCAGCCGAACGAGTCGACTACTAATGTAGTGCgtccaaatgaatggagaagCGAACCTGAATATCTTCAAAAATTCATCATAGGGGATCCAAATGAAGTAATGAAAATCAGGGGAACTCTAAAAAAGAAAGCAAACATAGCATTAATCTCCCAGGTTgaaccaaagaagatagaggaagCTCTAAAAGACTCAAGTTGGGTATAAGCAATGCAGGAAGAGTTagatcagtttggcaaaaatcaAGTGTGGAAACTGATACCCAAAcctgaaaatatttttgtaattggAACAAAGTGGGTCTTTAGAAATAAATTGAATGAGTATGGAAAGGTCGTAAGGAACAAAGTCAGATTAGTTGCTCAGAGATATTTACAAcaggaaggagtcgactatgacgaAACTTTCGCTTCAGTAGCTCGTTTGGAGTCTATACGAATCCTTCTGGCTTATGCAtcatttaagctactgtattcatgaatacaatagcaaaaataggcatgaatcagggaagtccagctaatcagttgttgtattcaaATGTATTCAACTGTGTTCATAGCGTGAAACATGAGATTACAGCTGGACAacttattgtattcgactgtacaggggattacactgtttttaaacggaaagtgaatcaactaacataatagactcctaatataactcaacaaactcaattataacacacaaattttgtattttcagttataaaaagattctcaaccaaaaaatacctcaaaaacatagcaatcttcaaataaattatataatacatctgaatacataaattatattaattaaaaaaacacatgaatacattcatggcatatagagagatagtgaatacaataaaatacaacgggatacattgaaatgcAATtgaaaaaagacagtgaatacaatgaaatacatagaatacagcgagATACGTTGAATTATAatgaaaaaagacaatgaatacaatggaatacagcgtgatacgttgaaaatacattgaaatattaacagaaaatcaagttgctcggccccaaactccgtcgtctttgttcaagaaaaaaCCCTAGAGGAGATAGTGCCACCAAAAGCCCCAAACTCCGTTGAAATTGCTTGTGGCTTCTTGTAGTTCATTGTAGTCAAATACGTGAATTCCGAAATAGTGTGAAGCCTTTCCAGGGTCCGTTATTGAGGAGGGATAAGAAAGAATGCTATTGGAGATCAAAGACGAACCAACATCACTTTTCTTCTGTCGACGACGATAGAGAATGAAAATTACACATGCCACAAAGGCAGTTAATGACTGTAATTGGGTACAAGCATCAGTCAGATACTAAAGATGGCAGCGATATCTGTGGCGACATTGGTATTCTTGGTAATGCTTGGGCTTTTGGTGGCACGATCTTTGTTGAGATTGAGCATCGTGTTTTCAGGAAATGGGGAAGAGAACGCATGCaagtaaagagagagagagagagagagagagagagagagagagagagagagagagagagagagagagaaagaaagagaaaatagtgtaattgaatagcgtatttagtggcttaggggtaggaggtaaccaaaattagatattttgttataaacattaaaaggtatctatagaatataattttttaaatggtatttatttaaaataaataaggtgttaacctttgctataggaggtaaaaattccattgaaaaatagctacaTTCAAAGTAATCGAAATATagccacttttcatataaagataaaatttgaataaaaaaCACTCTTAAAATTCCGAAActattctagcataatatgctggagttcaatttttttttacatatgagattccagcataatgtgctggaatttcataatgtgctggagctccatcataatatgctggaagtttttATGCAGAAGCTCCataatccaacatattatgctggaaactTTCTttgtgctggagttccaatataatatgctggaagtttatgcGCATtagctccataatccagcatattatgctggaactttacgtattggctatttttcaatgacttcgcaaaacactggctatttttcaaCTATCACTCCGAAATCTGGCTAGCCCGTGTTATTTTCACCAATTTTCATTTAGAAATGACACTAGGTAGCCACTTTAAATGGATGCTATTAAGGAATTAGCCAATGCatcctgaattttagtttttcagttcaatttttcggataaaaatatCTTGAATTGTCCAGAAAAATAAGATTATTAGTtcaaaattttcggacaaaataaGTACTAGTTAATCCATAAATAGCATCTTTAAAAATGGTCGTTTATTCACTTTGCCCAATTTTcatcctaattttgggttcacatGTTAATTTTCGAGGCCCATAATTTCAATAAATAAAACAATTGTAAGAACAGTAATATTATACGGAAGTAAACGTTGTCCAATAAGTAAAAGGGTGTAAGTAACACGTATTGGGGACAAAAAGAGATTGCATATTGAGATGATTTGGTTATGTATGAAGTTGTTAAAAAAGGGACAAGGTAGACCTAAGATCACGTGAAAGAAGTTATCTTGTAATACCTACAATTCCCTAAAATACCTACAGACTTAATAAAAATAAGACACAAAATACAATGAAAGATAAAATGTTTATATAGAAGATACCGATTAGTTAGAAATATGTTTTAGTTATCTTGCTATATTTACTTTAATCCTATGTTTTTAAGAGTCTTAAccttattttgtatattctaaactttttatttttattttatataatattaacctgaaataaatttaaaaataaaaatatgatcaCTAAGAATTCATATAACTAACTTCAATTTATTTGCATTGAAGCGTTGTTATGGTAAAACTTCAACAAATAACTTACACATAAAGTTTTGTCCACTTTTGCTATTCTTTCCTTGACTTCTATGTCTTAATCCATTGagttgatttttcatttttcagaaATCTTTTCAGTTGTTGATTTGTCTATTCTTGAGTTATTGGCCACCCAATTCcagatcatcaacataaataaagtaacaaaaaaataaaaatattaaacaaatgaCCACTACCCAACAAATAAAATACACCTAGAtccaaattgaaaaaaaaaaaaaattagaaaattttgaGTCTTAAAGTATACCTCTCACCAAACTGCTCCAACTGAAGTTAACCTTCAAGCTAAAGCAACTcccaccccaccccccaccccccacccccaatCCATCCCTTGTCGGCAAACACAAAAACACTCATTTTGTAACATTTCGCATACTCttaaagattcaaactttagtCAAATGCTAGATTTAAGAATCAAGACTTGAACTTTCTCATATAAAGATTCAAATTTTAGTCACATTTTTGTgtactgtgtgtgtgtgtgaattgTGGAGGTGGGATTTCAATGTTAGTCCAAGATCGTGAGGGTTCTGGTCCTAAATCACCAAAAGGACCAAAACCCACTAGGGAAAGATCATCAATTCCCTTATCAGTATCATCAAATGCCAAGAATCTTGATTTTTCTACATGGGTTTCTGAAAATCTTTATAAAGTTCTCACCTTTTTATTCTTAATCTCCACAATTGCCATTTTTTTCTACCTCCATAGTGCTGCTGGTGACACCACTACTCTCCTTTGTTTGCAGTCAACTCAAACTCACTCTATTAAACCTGAATTTCCCAGAATTAAGTGGAATGATATACCAAGAATCTCAGATAAGTCTACACCTTATGCAAATTTTAAATCTGAGAAATGGATTGTGGTTTCTGTTTCAGATTATCCATCAGAAGAGCTTAAAAAGCTGGTAAGGATCAAAGGGTGGCAGGTTCTTGCAATTGGGAATTCAAAAACTCCTAAAGATTGGATTTTGaaaggtacaatttatttgtcttTGGAAATGCAAGCTAAGTTAGGATATAGGGTTGTTGATTACTTGCCTTATGATTCTTATGTTAGAAAAAGTGTTGGTTATTTGTTTGCTATACAACATGGTGCTAAAAAGATTTTGGATGTCGATGATCGCGGTGTTGTGATTGATGATGATATTGGTAAACATTTTGATGTTGAATTGATTGGTGAGGGTGCTAGGCAAGAGGTGATTTTGCAGTATAGTCATGATAATCCTAATAGGACTGTGGTGAACCCTTATATCCATTTCGGGCAACGTTCCGTTTGGCCTAGAGGTTTGCCATTGGAAAATGTGGGTGAGATTGGACATGAGGAGTTTTACACTGAGATTTTTGGTGGAAGGCAGTTTATCCAGCAAGGGATCTCGAATGGTTTACCGGATGTGGATTCGGTGTTTTATTTTACTAGGAAGTCAGGGCTTGAAGCGTTTGATATTAGATTCGATGAGCATGCACCGAAAGTGGCGTTGCCCCAGGGTATGATGGTGCCAGTTAATTCGTTTAATACGATTTTTCATTCTTCTGCATTTTGGGGTTTGATGCTGCCAGTTTCTGTTAGTACAATGGCTTCTGATGTTTTAAGAGGATATTGGGCGCAGAGGCTATTATGGGAGATTGGTGGATATGTTGTAGTGTATCCTCCCACTATTCATCGGTATGATAGAATCGAGGGATATCCTTTTTCAGAAGAGAAAGATCTACACGTAAATGTTGGCCGTTTAACCAAGTTTTTGGTAGCGTGGAGATCAGGTAAACACAGGTTGTTTGAAAAGATATTGGAGTTAAGCTATGCAATGGCTGAAGAAGGCTTTTGGACCGAGCAAGATGTCAAGTTTGCCGCTGCATGGCTTCAAGATCTGCTTGCTGTTGGGTACATGCAACCTCGACTAATGTCTTTGGAGTTAGATCGGCCAAGGGCAAGTATAGGCCATGGTGACAGGAAGGAATTTGTACCTCAGAAGTTGCCATCTGTGCATCTTGGTGTAGAAGAGATAGGTACAGTGAATTATGAAATCGCCAATTTGATCAAATGGAGGAAGAATTTCGGCAATGTTGTGCTCGTAATCTTTTGTAGTGGACCTGTTGAACGTACTGCCTTAGAGTGGAGATTGCTTTATGGAAGGATATTTAAGACGGTTATCATATTGTCCAACCAGAAGAATGTAGATCTTGCCGTTGAAAAAGGAAATGTGGATTATATTTACAGGTTAGTCATCAAtatcctttttctttcaatttttagttttttggGAAAAAGTCTCTGGTTTCCGTTGAATGTTTTCCTTTCTCAGAAAAAATTATTTGTTATACATTGGTTCCCATTCTTTTGGTAGAGGTGATCAGTAGATAAATCAGTGAGCGCACTGAGAGTTGTCATGCGAGAGTGAGAACTAATTATTGATGGAACTCAGTAGTCACAATGCTGCCTTCCTAATTAAGTAATGGTTGTACTGATACAATAGGAAAGTCAGGACCCTGTATACAAGGCGTATAAAAAAGGTAGAGAATCtcaaaaaaaatgtaaaagagtAACTAATGCTGTTATTAATCAGATCCCATAAGTGCTCcaataaaaaaatttaacaaaaggTAAGAATCTGTGGAGTACTTCTAGATCCCCTCCGGCGACCTTTGGTTTCTCTCTTCTAAATGGTCCACATGAGTGCTAGAGGCGCCATGTACCATTCTCTATATCTCCTTCTTCTCCTCTAAGCTTTCCCAGCGAAGAGGCATATCCTTACCCACCATTAACCATTCACTTCCGCTATTCATGCCTTTTTGTCTGACGATCTGCTTGCTGTTGGGTACATGCAACCATTACCCACCATTAACCATTCACTTCCGCTAGTCAAAAAGGTTTTGTGATAGAATCATATTGGAGCTGTTTCTGCACTTGATGATATCAAAGTTaccaatttctttatttttcctggAAGTTTAGCTTATTACTAGCATAAAGTGTTGAGTTGACTTGAGGATTCTCTACAGATGATGTTGGAGAGTGACCTAAAACTATTAAATTGTAACAACTTGAAAGCCATCAATCGCTATTCCTTAATATAAAGATAGCTGAttcataaacaacaacaacaaaaaaaaaacctagtgtaatcccacaaatggggtctggggagggtagtgtgtacgcagaccttaccccgaccttgaaggtagagaggctatttccgatagaccctcggttcaCGAGAGACGAAAAGAAAGCAGTAGCACCCAGCATTAACAACAATAAGATAGTAGGAGATAGCTGACTCATAAAGTGAAATAGGTCAGTAAAATGCAGTTCACCATACAAGGAATATGTAGTAACCTTAACATATTAATGTGTCCCCATTCTATTTACGTGTGAGCAGAAATTTTGTCTGTCGGAGACTGTGGCACTATATGTTGGTTTAGGCGATTGTCATTGCATATAATTGTTCCTACAAACAGGAAGATCTTGTGCGAAACAGGACTTGCTGCTATAATGGTGCTTGCCCGGAGAATTTGCTTCTGACTTATTACTCCACTCTTTGATTGTTGATAAGCTCATTAAATGAAATGTGAAGTCTTTTTCTTAAACATCTAGTTTCTTTGCTTCGTATTCTAATTCAGTTCTGGATAGAACTTCGGTTGCAACCCTTGTTGCAATCCGTGACTCTTGTTGTACCAACCAGTAAATAAATGCTAGCAGTAATGGAAGATACTCCTACCATAGCATATGCAAAAATACCATGACTTTCTAGTTTTTCTTTATTCGAGAACTATTCTAATCATGTTTGTCTAAATTTTTCTCTTGGCTACATGAAAGTTCCAATATTCTTGATTTAAATAGAATGTTGGCAAATTTTGTTTCAGGTATGCGCCAAAGTTATTTGATAGATACTCTAGTGCAGAAGGCTTTCTATTTCTTCAGGACGACACTATCCTTAATTACTGGAACTTACTTCAAGCTGACAAATCTAAGCTCTGGATAACAAACAAGGTAAGTACATATATGAAATCCTTATTTTTGGTATCAATCTTGTTAGTGGGAGGtatctattttttgtttcttgTTACAGATTCAGCCAATTCCTActttttatggtttaattaaagGCATTTTACTGTTAAATTCTCTCGTTTCTTATGTTATTACTTGTACTTCTTTCTGTTATTCATAGTCATCGCATCTCTTTCTTATTATGCAGTTATCCAAGTCGTGGCACTCTGTTTCAGTTGCTGGCAATTCAGACTGGTTTGTGAAGCAAGCAGACGTCATTAAGAAAGTGGTAGCAACAATGCCAGTACATTTGCAAGTCAATTTCAAAGAGTCGATGAAAAATGACGAGACCTTAACACTATGCAGTTCAGAGATATTCTACATCCCTCGACGTTTTGTATCCGACTTTGTCGACCTCGTTAATCTAGTGGGGAATCTAGACATGCATCATAAGGTTGCAGTGCCAATGTTTTTTATGGCGATGGATTCTCCGCAGAATTTTGATTCAGTGTTGAATTCAATGATTTACAAGAAGAAGTCTCAGGGTAATTTGACAACATTTTATTCAGCCGAAGCGCCTGCAATTCACCCGTGGAAAGTATCAAGTGAACAAGAGTTCATAAAGCTGATCAGAGTTATGGCAGCAGGTGATCCCCTATTAATGGAGTTGGTATAGTATAATGATAGATTCAGTAAAGATACTTGAAGGATCCCACAGGGAAAATGTAAAACATGTAAAGTTTATGTGCAGCTGAATTCTGCTATTCTTTTATACCATTCTTTAGTAGGGGGAATGGGGTGAAAGGAAGGTTTTGTGCTCTTGTAGATTTTTGTTGTACTACTATTTTAACTCTCAAAATTTTGTGGCAAGAGAATTGAAGGAGAAAACAGTGTTACTAGCTTTCTTccgattttcaatttttttttcattttgctttTGAATATGCTAAAGTTCCACAGAACAATCTTTGTACATTTTCAGTCCTGTACATGTATACAGATGAGAAAGTTAATATtgctttcatatttttttttaaaattttgatgtTCGAACagttcttgagccgagggtctgtcggaaatagcctctctaccccctcgaggtaagggtaaggtctgcatacacactaccctatccagaccccactagtgggatttcactgggtcgttgttgttattgttgctgcTGATGTTCGAACAGTTGAACTATAAATGTCCCAAGACTATAGTTGACACATTTGGAGTGTGCTTGGTAAGACAGAAGTCATCTCCATGAAAAGTATCcattgtttggttggtgagtgaaacaTATTTTGCAAATATCcattgtttggttggtgagtgaaacaTATTTTGCGCAAAAATATATATTGAAGAGCTATAATATTATTAGCAACCGAGAGTTTTATGATGAATCTTTTAGGTACTAATTATTAATAATAACGTCTAAGTGTTAGTTGGAACAAATAACATGAAATTAATAGTCAAGATAATTGTAAGTAAAATGATTTCCGACCATTCTCCTCTTTGATGGatatgttttccttgaaaaatgaTTTCTAGTTACCGATCACCAGAAAACGATTTTCTCATAAAAAAAATCTTCCTAGAAAATGACTTCCGTCGTACCAGACCTACTGTAGAAGTAACATTTTGAGAAGACGAAGACAATTGCAAGTTTCAAGCTCAAATTTGATTATAAGGAAGCAGTATTTTCTCACAGAAGTAGAAGGACATCCCCAAAAATGAACAAAATTACACTGGGGACTGTCAAAGGAATTCACATCAGCAACAGTTAGGAAACAGAAAGGCAACAATCAGAGATCATTTTATTTGCTATACATTTATCGATCGATTCCCTCAATCTTGTCTTCAACTTCTGAGTATAATTGCTTGAGTTTCTCAATGTTCTCTTCAGAAGTTTCCCAGTATCCACGCCCGTTGGCTTCCAAGAATGTCTGAAGCAACTTCCTGAAAGAATTTGGGTTTGTGTTCATGAGCCTGTTCAACATCTCCTGATCTTGAATGAAGGTTGTGTTGGCTTCTTCATATACCCAATTATCAACTTGGCCTGAAGTTGCACTCCATCCCACTGTGTTAGTTAATCGTTTCTCAATCTCACGAACTCCTTCGTAGCCAGTGGATAGCATGCCTTCATACCACTTAGGGTTCAACAACTTTGTCCTTGCATCAAGCCTCACAGTCTCAGACAACGTACGTACCTGAATCATCATGTAAGTAGGCATTAGACATAAAGTAAAAGAGCTTCTGTGAACTGAATGAGTTACATATTTCGAGTTATCAAACAAGTGATAACACTCACCTGAGCATTAGCAGTAGTGGTGTCAGCAATGTATGCACTAGGCTTCTTCCCGTCTTTCCTGAGGTTCTGCACAAGGTTGGTTGGGTCTGAATCGAAGTAGTGACTCACGTCTGTGAGTGAAATTTCTGATGAGTCAAGGTTCTGGAATGTGGCATCAGCCGTGCTAAGAGCCATCTCAAAAACTTTCCTCTTCTCAGTCATGCCAACACCAGGAGCATCACAGTCAAATGCAAATGACTTTCGGCTCAAGTACATGTCTTGAAGTTGCTTCTCATCATTCCATGTTGAATTCTCAACAGCAAGGTTAATGTTGGAAGAGTAAGATCCtgaagcatttgagaagatcctTGTAGCAGCTTCACGAACATCAACTCCGAGTGTTTTTGCTTGTTCAAGTGCATGTTTCCTGATGTAGTTTTGGTCTTCTGGCTCGTCGAGCTCTGCAACCATCTTGACTGCTCGGTCAAGGAGATTCATCTATTGGAACAAAAAAAACAATAATCATCATCTGTGTTTGTAATCTAATAGAACAAGCAGAAGATATTGTAAATAGAACAGCTTGATATTGCACTAGTGCCAATACCTGATTAATGAAGAGATCTCTGAACACCCCAGAGCAGTTGACAACAACATCAACTCTAGGCCTTCCAAGCTCTTCAAGACTAACAGGTTCCACCCGGTTAACCCGTCCTAACGAATCTGTAACTGGCCTAACACCAATCATCCACATAACCTGTGCCAATGACTCTCCATAGGTCTTGATGTTGTCTGTTCCCCAAAGAACCAGAGCAACAGTCTCCGGGTACTTGCCACCGTTGTCGGCCTTTTGCCTCTCCAACAATCTTTCAACAACAATTTTGGCACTCTGCACTGCTGCTATTGTGGGAATGGCTTGTGGGTCCAAAGCATGGATGTTTTTCCCAGTAGGCAAAACTTTCGGGTTTCTGATGGGATCCCCTCCTGGACCTGGTTCAACATATTTCCCTTCTAGAGCCTGTTTCAAGCTTCCCACCTCGTTGTTAGCGACAATTAGCTTCAGACACTCTCCCAAGAACTGGAATAGAACTCTGAGCTTTTCCCTATCAGCTCTGTAAAATTGGGTGTTTGACAAATACTGGATCCATGGTTCATTTATACCAAAACCAAGGATTGAGGTTAGCTTGTCATTGACATTCACAACCTGACCCTTGTTGTTTGTCGTACGTTCGACAAATGCTGATATTGCTCCACGTGATGCCTCAGTAATTTGACGGAGCAGCTCCACATCTCGTAAGATGCCCTGGTCATTTCCTCTGTAAATCTCCTCAATGCTTCTTCCAACCGTCGCAGCCAATATAGATGGAAGGGCAGAAATACCCTCTTCAGGTCGGTCCAATGCAGCAATGTTGACGAGAGTAGCAACTGCTTCCATGGCTGTTGGAGGTTCACCAATGATGTGAAGTCCACATGGCAGAAGACGAGACTCGATCTCCATAATCTTAGAGTATACTTTTCCTACCACAAGGTCACGCTCTTTGGCCGAGATTTCCTCCCCTTCTTCTGGAAGATCAACATCCTTGTCAAGATTACACTGTCTAGCTGTACTGATG is a genomic window of Nicotiana tabacum cultivar K326 chromosome 16, ASM71507v2, whole genome shotgun sequence containing:
- the LOC107791853 gene encoding putative glycosyltransferase STELLO1, yielding MLVQDREGSGPKSPKGPKPTRERSSIPLSVSSNAKNLDFSTWVSENLYKVLTFLFLISTIAIFFYLHSAAGDTTTLLCLQSTQTHSIKPEFPRIKWNDIPRISDKSTPYANFKSEKWIVVSVSDYPSEELKKLVRIKGWQVLAIGNSKTPKDWILKGTIYLSLEMQAKLGYRVVDYLPYDSYVRKSVGYLFAIQHGAKKILDVDDRGVVIDDDIGKHFDVELIGEGARQEVILQYSHDNPNRTVVNPYIHFGQRSVWPRGLPLENVGEIGHEEFYTEIFGGRQFIQQGISNGLPDVDSVFYFTRKSGLEAFDIRFDEHAPKVALPQGMMVPVNSFNTIFHSSAFWGLMLPVSVSTMASDVLRGYWAQRLLWEIGGYVVVYPPTIHRYDRIEGYPFSEEKDLHVNVGRLTKFLVAWRSGKHRLFEKILELSYAMAEEGFWTEQDVKFAAAWLQDLLAVGYMQPRLMSLELDRPRASIGHGDRKEFVPQKLPSVHLGVEEIGTVNYEIANLIKWRKNFGNVVLVIFCSGPVERTALEWRLLYGRIFKTVIILSNQKNVDLAVEKGNVDYIYRYAPKLFDRYSSAEGFLFLQDDTILNYWNLLQADKSKLWITNKLSKSWHSVSVAGNSDWFVKQADVIKKVVATMPVHLQVNFKESMKNDETLTLCSSEIFYIPRRFVSDFVDLVNLVGNLDMHHKVAVPMFFMAMDSPQNFDSVLNSMIYKKKSQGNLTTFYSAEAPAIHPWKVSSEQEFIKLIRVMAAGDPLLMELV